From the genome of Candidozyma auris chromosome 2, complete sequence, one region includes:
- the PCL7 gene encoding Pcl7p yields the protein MFTSSDHQYKSAAPVSNLTKNLMSSGQKMSNAAPTSRADHITSQHVHSDSSHKHMPAGSVAHSQNLDHQQTFPFPSSSSSFTSNFPQESSIYGSNGIPKSNNSMNYIPLGHNAPTIISSSYTSNHSHTPSFQSAATHLMDRSDSNVTSNAISAPVMQTHLAPNVQTGFLPSSYSKAPMGHGLPTTNLSMNSVNSSLSVFHHPHDPHRSSFSATPQSYQSQFEHPTSQQFLHDQMAQSLPTGGFASRSLHPYSQRSSLAKDSPGRITSNLQPPSSIPSLSSNPPSGSTSNFSQIHHFFAPDHYMTYDEYLEKLNKRDAEAPPTDDNGYDEHLNIVKFPVNDLITMLACLLTKIIEANDKLHPNHFDTTIAIRQKLKEEKKKKKLEKERSRQHAVDSMTYSDDGINTTVEHIDDDYANSSGDEQDSEDELKNRYLANVLAFHGTNIPGITLNAYLTRVLKYCPVTNEVFLSLLVYFDRIAKKANNLKKSHGSDDNSGEAEQLFVMDSYNIHRLIISGITVSSKFFSDIFYKNLRYAKVGGLPLEELNYLELQFLLLLDFKLMISVEDLQNYGDLLLKFWKREQLAGDLVDNANKAEAESAAANT from the coding sequence ATGTTCACCTCGCTGGACCACCAATACAAGTCTGCAGCGCCAGTATCTAACTTGACAAAAAACTTGATGTCTTCGGGGCAAAAGATGTCAAATGCTGCCCCTACTTCAAGGGCAGACCATATCACGAGTCAACATGTTCATTCAGATTCTTCGCATAAGCACATGCCGGCTGGCCTGGTGGCACATTCCCAGAATCTCGATCATCAACAGACATTTCCCTttccttcatcttcgtcgcTGTTCACATCGAACTTTCCTCAAGAGTCCAGCATTTACGGCCTGAATGGCATCCCCAAACTGAACAATAGCATGAACTACATTCCCTTGGGTCATAATGCACCAACGATAATCTCGTCTTCGTATACCTCTAATCACTCACATACACCTTCTTTCCAGAGTGCTGCGACTCATCTTATGGACAGAAGCGACAGCAACGTCACCTCCAATGCGATATCGGCCCCAGTAATGCAGACCCACCTAGCGCCTAACGTTCAGACGGgttttcttccttcgtCTTATAGCAAAGCTCCCATGGGACACGGACTTCCAACGACAAACCTTCTGATGAATTCGGTAAATTCGAGCTTGAGTGTCTTTCATCATCCGCATGATCCCCACAGATCCAGTTTTTCAGCTACTCCTCAACTGTATCAGTCACAATTTGAACACCCCACCTCTCAACAGTTTCTCCACGATCAAATGGCTCAGTCTCTTCCAACAGGTGGTTTTGCGAGTCGCTCCCTTCATCCTTACCTGCAACGATCGTCTTTGGCTAAGGACTCTCCAGGTCGAATTACTTCCAATTTGCAGCCTCCCTCACTGATACCACTGCTAAGTTCTAATCCTCCTAGTGGAAGCACGCTGAACTTCAGTCAAATTCATCATTTTTTCGCTCCAGACCATTATATGACGTATGATGAatacttggagaagctcaacaagaggGATGCCGAGGCTCCACCAACAGACGATAACGGCTACGACGAACATTTAAACATTGTAAAGTTTCCAGTCAATGATCTTATCACAATGCTTGCTTGCCTTTTAACGAAGATCATAGAGGCTAATGATAAGCTCCACCCTAATCATTTTGATACAACGATTGCAATTagacaaaaattgaaggaagaaaagaaaaagaaaaagttagagaaggagagatcACGACAACATGCAGTTGACAGTATGACATATTCAGATGACGGTATCAATACCACTGTCGAGCACATCGACGATGACTATGCAAACTCCTCTGGAGACGAGCAAGACAGCGAAGACGAGCTCAAAAATAGATACTTGGCCAACGTGCTTGCATTTCATGGTACAAACATTCCGGGCATTACATTGAACGCATACCTCACCAGAGTGCTCAAATATTGTCCCGTTACAAACGAGGTATTTCTTTCCCTTCTAGTGTATTTTGACCgaattgcaaagaaggccaataatttgaaaaagtccCACGGGTCTGACGACAACAGTGGAGAAGCTGAGCAGCTATTTGTCATGGATTCGTACAATATTCACCGGTTGATCATCCTGGGGATAACTGTGAGCTCGAAATTTTTCAGTGACATCTTCTACAAAAATCTCAGATACGCCAAGGTTGGAGGGTTGCCATTGGAAGAACTCAATTACTTGGAATTGCAGTTTCTTCTACTACTCGACTTCAAGCTTATGATCTCAGTTGAAGATCTACAGAATTATGGAGAccttttgctcaagttcTGGAAACGTGAGCAATTAGCTGGAGACCTAGTGGACAACGCCAACAAGGCAGAGGCGGAGTCCGCAGCAGCCAATACATGA
- a CDS encoding RTA1 domain-containing protein gives MATTIPTITSLTSIDPTHASALTVALTSATHAMGTATADGDLYAFSKSVAAASNSLAVISAQAVYATASGEAKSSASEVIMSAATELAKIDYLNNMYRADLNMGANVFFCVVFGVLMIFHVLVGSLYHYWYYLCMLGIGSGLDFGGYLARSVSANDETLVNPFLVQIIVLTIAPAFIMAGVYYMLGRQLVYIGPGYSWLKPRWFSYIYISCDVISLVIQAVGGGMAAVALDSNKDTDSGTHIMVAGIAFQVATMSTFFIIGGNFVMRAWFRASPDVKFSIRNFVTLALNLPRAKKLYTHLEPNYNPAFAHVRSRKLFPYIFSAIFVATALIYVRCIYRLVELAEGWTGYVIRHEAFLFTLDALMVFLTCTVFVPFHPGFIWGRYHPTLSFGKKTKKELAAAGYDESGTEHDQDHDHEHDNEKLYTESNSAGSNYQNTPEESADGIENGPNIAESFGRADQGEVAPSENPNVADEFYRSNDTFASAEPYEQQSKRNPYGLPSESSPESLRQQQDFTVTR, from the coding sequence ATGGCCACCACGATTCCAACCATCACTTCGCTCACATCGATCGATCCAACACATGCTTCAGCACTCACAGTCGCTCTCACGAGCGCCACCCACGCCATGGGAACCGCCACGGCTGATGGTGATCTTTATGCCTTCAGTAAGTCTGTTGCTGCCGCCAGCAATTCGCTTGCGGTGATCAGCGCTCAAGCTGTTTATGCTACCGCTAGTGGGGAGGCCAAGCTGCTGGCTTCTGAGGTAATTATGTCTGCGGCCACCGAGCTCGCCAAGATCGACTACTTGAACAACATGTACCGTGCTGACCTCAACATGGGCGCCAAcgttttcttttgtgtgGTTTTCGGCGTCTTGATGATATTTCACGTGCTTGTGGGTTCCTTGTACCATTACTGGTACTACTTGTGTATGCTTGGTATTGGTAGTGGTCTCGATTTCGGTGGTTACCTCGCCAGAAGTGTTAGTGCTAATGACGAAACGCTTGTCAATCCGTTCTTAGTTCAGATCATTGTTCTCACAATAGCCCCTGCGTTCATTATGGCCGGTGTGTACTACATGCTTGGCAGACAGTTGGTGTACATTGGCCCAGGTTACTCATGGCTTAAACCTCGTTGGTTCTCATACATATACATTTCTTGTGATGTAATTTCGTTGGTGATCCAGGCTGTTGGCGGTGGTATGGCTGCTGTCGCATTAGATTCGAACAAGGATACTGATTCAGGCACCCACATCATGGTTGCCGGTATTGCTTTCCAGGTTGCCACAATGTCTACGTTCTTCATAATTGGAGGTAACTTCGTCATGCGTGCTTGGTTCAGGGCCCTGCCTGACGTGAAATTTTCCATTAGAAACTTCGTCACTCTTGCACTCAACTTGCCTCGTGCCAAGAAGTTGTACACCCACTTGGAGCCAAACTATAACCCAGCCTTTGCCCATGTcagatcaagaaagctATTCCCATACATATTCTCTGCAATCTTCGTTGCTACTGCACTCATCTATGTTCGTTGTATCTACAGATTGGTGGAGCTCGCTGAAGGCTGGACGGGTTATGTGATTCGTCACGAAGCCTTTTTGTTCACACTCGACGCCCTTAtggtcttcttgacatGCACAGTGTTTGTTCCGTTTCATCCTGGTTTCATATGGGGAAGATACCACCCAACTCTTTCGTTTGGGAAGAAGACCAAAAAGGAGTTGGCTGCCGCTGGTTACGACGAAAGTGGCACCGAACATGACCAAGACCACGACCACGAACACGACAATGAGAAGCTCTACACTGAGTCCAATTCTGCCGGCTCAAACTACCAGAACACTCCTGAGGAGTCCGCCGATGGCATAGAGAATGGCCCAAATATAGCTGAGTCATTTGGGAGAGCAGATCAAGGCGAAGTAGCTCCCCTGGAGAACCCCAATGTGGCAGACGAATTCTACAGAAGCAACGACACGTTTGCTAGCGCCGAGCCATACGAGCAGCAGCTGAAGAGGAATCCCTATGGGCTCCCCTCCGAGAGCAGCCCCGAGTCACTTCGTCAGCAGCAGGATTTCACAGTCACCCGATAA
- the TFA1 gene encoding transcription factor TFIIE subunit TFA1 yields MDDITRSLIRFVVRAFHSRPCILVADAVLLHSVLSEDDLIYLLGINRKELRAYCNKLVEDRLLSTHVQKEENYQQRLANRTYYYIHITEAIDAIKWKVHSIVTSIKDEMSAYGNPHGYLCPRCGRKVSQLDAISLLSDDKSSFICDQCSGVLVEDDSSLKASVKQERLEKLMIQIDPIIGYLKKIDNSNIEDNNFEIALTRAIPAQSGSTALYNISGRGTGKNRGQMSQSLQNAASKANATLHVSITASDENYEREQQEKEERRQKLEQNALPSWHSSSTVGQKEFSSVSDEPKSEGVVVKEEPATVKQENSTGAGSPASPSPPVPDAAKKEQDAQDVLAAYYAHLAEREAEEDEDEDDDDEIDFEDV; encoded by the coding sequence ATGGACGATATCACCAGGTCGCTCATCAGATTCGTTGTGCGTGCATTCCACTCCCGCCCGTGCATACTTGTCGCCGATGCCGTGCTCCTACACTCGGTACTCTCCGAGGACGACTTGATCTATCTTCTAGGCATCAACAGGAAAGAGCTCAGAGCCTATTGTAACAAGCTTGTGGAGGATAGGCTTCTTCTGACACATGtgcagaaagaagaaaactaCCAGCAGAGACTTGCTAATAGAACATACTACTACATTCATATCACCGAAGCTATCGATGCCATCAAGTGGAAAGTGCACTCGATCGTCACCAGCATCAAGGACGAGATGTCTGCTTATGGTAATCCTCACGGGTACTTGTGCCCTCGGTGTGGGAGGAAAGTTTCACAGCTTGATGCGATTTCATTGTTGAGCGACGACAAATCCTCGTTTATCTGTGATCAGTGCTCTGGTGTGCTTGTAGAAGACGATTCGCTGCTCAAGGCCAGTGTGAAACAGGAAAGgttggagaagctcatgaTCCAGATTGACCCAATCATTGGGTACCTCAAAAAAATCGACAACTCCAACATCGAAGATAATAACTTTGAGATTGCTCTCACAAGAGCCATCCCAGCGCAGTCAGGTTCAACCGCGTTGTACAATATTTCAGGCCGTGGCACGGGCAAAAACCGTGGCCAGATGTCCCAGTCGCTTCAGAATGCGGCTTCCAAGGCCAACGCCACCTTACATGTCTCGATCACAGCCTCGGACGAGAATTACGAGCGtgaacaacaagaaaaggaagaaagaagacaaaaattGGAACAGAATGCTTTGCCCTCGTGGCATTCGTCTTCTACAGTGGGGCAGAAGGAGTTCAGCAGTGTCAGCGACGAGCCAAAGTCAGAAGGTGTAGTTGTCAAGGAGGAACCTGCCACAGTCAAACAGGAGAACAGCACCGGCGCTGGCTCTCCTGCTTCACCATCTCCACCGGTACCTGACgcagcaaagaaagaacaagatgCACAGGATGTGCTTGCAGCATACTATGCTCACTTGGCTGAgagagaagcagaagaagacgaagacgaagatgatgatgacgagattgattttgaggacGTTTGA
- the CTP1 gene encoding Ctp1p, with protein sequence MASDKKQVDPFKSFIAGGTAGAVEGVITYPFEFAKTRLQLVSKSSTASRNPLVLIANVAKTQGVGALYIGCPAFIVGNTAKASVRFLGFDSIKALLADKNGKLSGPRGVLAGLGAGLLESVVAVTPFEAIKTALIDDKQTAKPKYQNGLLSGTVKLVRDLGFKGMYAGVVPVSLRQGANSAVRLGSYNAIKTMVQQATNTKANEPLSSAATFAVGAIAGTVTVYTTMPIDTVKTRMQSLDAQKLYTSTLNCFVKIFKDEGLLTFWKGATPRLGRLMLSGGIVFTIYEKMLVLLN encoded by the exons ATGGCATCAGACAAGAAG CAGGTTGACCCATTCAAGTCTTTCATAGCTGGCGGCACCGCCGGTGCTGTTGAAGGTGTGATCACTTATCCTTTTGAATTCGCCAAAACAAGACTACAACTTGTAAGCAAGTCTTCCACGGCGTCCAGAAACCCATTGGTTTTGATTGCAAATGTCGCTAAAACCCAGGGAGTAGGAGCCTTGTACATTGGGTGTCCAGCTTTCATTGTGGGTAACACAGCTAAAGCCTCCGTTCGTTTCCTTGGTTTCGATTCCATCAAGGCGCTCTTGGCTGACAAAAATGGTAAGCTTTCGGGCCCTCGTGGTGTTCTTGCAGGTTTGGGTGCTGGATTGTTAGAGTCTGTTGTAGCGGTGACGCCGTTTGAGGCGATTAAAACCGCCTTGATTGACGATAAGCAAACTGCCAAGCCCAAATACCAGAATGGATTGCTTTCTGGAACTGTCAAGTTGGTCAGAGACTTGGGCTTCAAGGGTATGTACGCCGGTGTCGTTCCTGTTTCCTTAAGACAAGGTGCCAACTCTGCCGTTCGTTTAGGCTCGTACAATGCCATCAAAACCATGGTTCAGCAAGCAACAAACACCAAAGCCAATGAACCCTTATCATCGGCGGCTACTTTTGCTGTGGGTGCCATTGCTGGAACAGTCACAGTTTACACCACTATGCCTATTGACACAGTCAAGACAAGAATGCAGTCTTTGGATGCTCAAAAGCTCTACACGTCCACGTTGAACTGCTTCGTaaaaatcttcaaagaCGAAGGGTTGCTTACTTTCTGGAAAGGAGCCACGCCGAGATTGGGACGCTTGATGTTGAGTGGAGGCATTGTTTTCACTATCTACGAGAAGATGTTGGTTCTTTTGAACTAG
- a CDS encoding H(+)-transporting V0 sector ATPase subunit d, translating into MEGLFFNINYGFVEGVVRGYRNGLLTSSQYANLTQCDSLQDLKLQLSATDYGNFLANYGGPLSTSVMQEKLSGKMYQQFQYLRSQSSGTLTKFLDFICYGYMIDNVSLMITGTLHDRDCSEILPKCHPLGWFETLPTLSIATDIESLYDTVLIDTPLAPFFKDCLTIDDLDDLNIEIIRNRLYRNYIEAFVEFVDRELSGPDKEIMTRLLNFEADKRVINIALNSLNNPDLTPEDKLSLFPSYGKLYPTYHNQLSTAEDVEQVKSIVEQIGEYKELFSDAQSGGQKNIEDWFYYLEMQYNKNAFTQQFTLSSVWAWLRSKEQEVRNITWIAECIAQNQKNRIDNYIAVY; encoded by the coding sequence ATGGAGggcctttttttcaacatcaactaCGGCTTTGTTGAAGGCGTAGTGCGGGGCTACAGAAACGGTCTCTTGACTCTGTCCCAGTATGCCAACTTGACCCAGTGTGACTCTCTTCAAGACTTGAAGTTACAGCTATCTGCCACAGACTATGGCAACTTTTTGGCCAACTACGGTGGTCCTCTCTCGACTTCAGTGATGCAGGAGAAGCTTTCAGGCAAAATGTACCAGCAGTTCCAGTATTTGCGTAGCCAGAGCTCAGGCACCTTGACCAAGTTCTTGGATTTTATCTGCTACGGATACATGATTGACAAtgtttctttgatgatCACAGGTACTCTCCACGATAGAGACTGCTCGGAGATCTTGCCCAAGTGTCACCCTTTGGGGTGGTTTGAGACGTTGCCCACGTTGTCGATTGCCACTGACATTGAGTCTCTCTACGATACAGTGTTGATTGACACGCCATTGGCgcccttcttcaaggactgCTTGACTATCGATGACTTGGACGACTTGAATATTGAAATCATCAGAAACAGATTGTACAGAAACTATATCGAGGCGTTTGTGGAGTTTGTTGATCGCGAGCTCTCGGGCCCAGATAAGGAGATCATGACCCGGTTGTTGAACTTTGAAGCCGACAAGAGAGTGATCAACATCGCATTAAACTCTCTCAACAACCCAGACTTGACCCCTGAGGATAAACTCTCGTTGTTCCCCTCATACGGCAAGTTGTACCCTACATACCACAACCAGCTCTCCACAGCAGAAGATGTAGAGCAGGTGAAGAGCATTGTGGAGCAGATAGGAGAGTACAAGGAATTGTTTAGCGATGCACAGAGCGGCGGGCAAAAGAACATCGAAGACTGGTTCTACTACTTAGAGATGCAATACAACAAAAACGCCTTCACTCAGCAGTTCACCTTGTCGAGCGTGTGGGCGTGGTTGCGTTCCAAAGAGCAGGAGGTGCGTAACATCACCTGGATAGCCGAGTGCATCGCccagaaccagaagaaCAGAATCGACAACTACATCGCAGTTTACTGA
- a CDS encoding Golgi transport complex subunit COG8, protein MSNILLDTLKEGLDPNLAALLNSDEKLKNETQHYLEELLVNAELLSTEMFTTSTGPSTDTNTKNLVEEIAELDHQSRQIELQLASIANEHRDLIIGVSKDVRHVNKTIAEDLPKEIKAMKMGFAGKSFLDTKVAKKVSRAIAANNSILSNMDSILDIYELPTLCGLCIMQGNYQEALEISTSVKMLTVKFPNSLTFKKLQDQIDNELKVMVRGLIKLLNTNLKQSNILKIFQILNRPNLVPNEESLNGDDQNISGNKTLKLIYLNSRFKFIMNEVASLKPLLKLKKLTYLKRLIEIYREHLYNSLSIYHAIFLSSGLHVDADDDKVLLHMYIKKLVYYMIEELRSHLPAVGEGDRDADEIEKAGMRDGVILQVIYLCRSLSKYGLDFESFITWELCMKEPVLIQKADWTRNLMKWKKFKS, encoded by the coding sequence ATGTCGAACATTCTTCTCGACACCCTCAAAGAGGGCCTAGATCCAAATCTAGCAGCCTTGCTTAACAGTGatgagaaattgaaaaacGAAACCCAACACTACCTTGAGGAATTGCTAGTGAACGCtgagcttctttcaactGAGATGTTCACCACATCTACTGGACCCAGCACTGACACAAATACAAAAAATTTGGTAGAAGAGATCGCAGAGTTGGATCACCAGCTGCGACAGATCGAGCTTCAGTTAGCGTCCATTGCAAATGAGCACAGAGACTTGATTATCGGCGTCAGTAAGGACGTGAGACATGTCAACAAGACAATTGCGGAAGATCTTCCgaaagagatcaaggcaATGAAAATGGGCTTTGCTGGTAAGAGCTTCCTAGACACAAAGGTTGCTAAGAAAGTGAGCCGTGCTATCGCGGCTAACAACTCCATTTTGCTGAACATGGACTCTATACTTGACATCTACGAGCTTCCTACCCTTTGTGGCCTTTGCATAATGCAGGGTAACTACCAAGAGGCTCTTGAGATTTCCACACtggtgaagatgctcaCAGTGAAGTTTCCAAACTCCCTTActttcaaaaagctccaaGATCAGATCGACAACGAGCTCAAAGTGATGGTTCGTGGTCTTATCAAGCTCCTCAACACGAACTTGAAGCAGTCCAACATCCTAAAGATCTTTCAAATTTTAAACAGGCCAAATCTCGTTCCAAATGAGGAGTCCTTGAACGGGGATGACCAGAATATCTCTGGAAACAAGACCCTTAAACTCATCTATTTGAACTCACGGTTCAAGTTCATCATGAACGAAGTGGCTAGTCTAAAAccgcttttgaagcttaAAAAGCTAACGTACTTGAAGCGGCTTATCGAAATATACCGTGAGCATCTCTACAACTCGCTTTCGATCTACCACGCTATTTTTTTGTCATCTGGTCTCCATGTCGACGCTGACGACGACAAAGTGTTGTTACACATGTACATAAAAAAGTTGGTGTACTATATGATCGAAGAATTAAGATCACATCTTCCAGCTGTGGGGGAAGGTGACCGCGATGCcgatgaaattgaaaaggCTGGAATGCGTGATGGCGTTATATTACAAGTTATCTACCTTTGCAGGTCATTGTCGAAGTACGGTCTTGATTTCGAAAGTTTCATTACTTGGGAATTATGCATGAAAGAGCCAGTTCTCATCCAGAAAGCAGACTGGACGAGAAATCTAATGAAGTGGAAGAAGTTTAAGTCATGA